In Sphaerisporangium krabiense, the DNA window GACACGCGCCACCTCACTCACCCGCGAGCGGACATGAACGGCGGCACGCCGCCTCCGCTCGTCGCGACGAAACCGGCCATGTATTCGGACCGACTTCACCGTCCATAGTCGGCTGATCACCGTCGGTCGTCAATGTGTGGAGGCCACGGAAACGGCTTCCAATTGGTGGCCGCGGGAGGCCGCAGGCTCAATGCGGCTCGTCTCCGAGGGCGATATTGGGATGTACTTCTGATTAGGCACTAAAAGGGGTATGCGCGACGCGGTGGAAAGGCCTGAAAGACCGCTTCTGTTCCTCGGTGAGCGGTCATAGATCGAAGTTATGGAAAGGCGGAGGGTGGCGCGGTTTCACGACCGGTGCCACGTTGAGAAAAGCCCGGCCGGCCAGGCTCCCCTCGGTCCTCGGTGAGGACCCCGTGAGAGGAGTCATCGCACGTGAAACGCTTTACGAGCAGGGGGATCGTATCCGTCCTGGCGGGCGCCGCCATGGTTTCGGGCCTGTTGACGGCGCCCAGCGCCGCCGCGGCGATTCCCGCGGTGAAGCCGGCCGCGCCCGCGGGAGCGGCGGCGCCGTACGCGCCGCCGGACGACCAGGCGAAGGCGCGGGCCGTGGCTCTGGCCACGCGGACACTGGCCGGTGGGTCGGCCTTGGTCGAACGCTCGCCCGATGACCGGTTCGGGACGCCCCGGGCCGTCTTCGGCGCCGGCGGGCTGCAGTTCCTGTCGTTCCCCCGTGCCTACCGGGGCCTGCCGGTGTACGGGGGCGACGTCAACTTCATGATCAGCCGGGATGGCGGGACGCTGCACTACGCCACCTCCGCCCAGCGGGCCGAGATCGACGTCGACGTCACGCCGAGGATCGACGCGGCGCGGGCGGCGGCGGTCGCCCGCACCGTGGCGGGCCCGGGGGCGACGATACGGTCCACGCGCCTGGTGGTGCACGCGACCGGGGCGAGCCCCCGGACGGCCTGGGAGGTCGTCGCGCAGGGCAGGAGCAGGGACGGCGTCCCGGCCGAGCCGCACGTGTTCGTGGACGCGGGCAGCGGCCAGGTCGTGGAGAGCTGGGACGCGGTCAGGCACGGGACCGGGCACTCGTACTTCAACGGGGACCCGGTGCGGATCGACACCACCGCGAGCGAGACCGGGTACTCCCTGCGCGACCCGTCACGCCCCGGGATCGAGTGCAGCGCCGTCGGAAGGGTGTTCGACGGCACGGACGACGACTGGGGCAACGGCACGGCCACCGACGTGGAGACCGCCTGCGTGGACACGCTGTTCGGCGTCCAGCGCGAGTGGGACATGCTGCGCGAGTGGACCGGCCGCAACGGCATCGACGGCCAGGGACGCGGGTTCCCCGCCATCGTGGGCTACAACATGCCCAATGCCACCTGGTCCGGCACCGAGGTCAACATGGGCCGGAACACGGCCGGCAGCAAGCAGACCACCTCCCTCGACGTGGTCGGCCACGAGTACGGGCACGGGGTCTTCCAGTTCTCCGGGTCCGGCGGGGCCGGCGGCGACGGCTGGATGGCCGCGATGAACGAGTCCACCGGCGACATCCTGGGCGCGATGCTGGAGCACTACGTCGGGCATCCGGAGGCGCTGGACGAGCCCGACTACCTGGTCGGCGAGGAGATCGACCTGTTCGGTACCGGGGCGATCCGCAACATGTACAACCCCGCGCAGATCGACGACCACCCGAACTGCTTCACCACGACGGCGCCGGACGCCCACCCGGGCTCGGGCCCGCAGAACCACTGGTTCTACCTGCTCGCCGAGGGCTCCAACCCCACCAACGGCAACCCGGCCAGCCCGACCTGCGACGGGACCCGGGTGACCGGCATCGGGATCCAGAAGGCCGGGAAGATCTTCGTCAACGCCCTGCAGATGAAGACCGCCTCCTGGGGTCCGGGCGCCGCCCGGCTGGCGACGATCCAGGCCGCGTACGCGCTCTTCCCCAACTCCTGCACGGAGATGAACGCGGTCAAGGCGGCCTGGTCGGCGGTGAACGTGCCCACCCAGCCGGGCGAGCTCATCGTGGAGTGCTGGCCGGAGTCGTTCGACCTGAGCCTTTCCCCCGCACAGGGCACGGTCGTGGCCGGTCAGTCGGCGACCAGGACCGTCGTCCAGACCCGGACCCTGCAGGGGCCGCCCCCGCAGGTCACGTTGTCGACCGCCGGAGTTCCCGACGGGATCACGGTGAGCATCGCCCCGGGGCAGGTCACCGCGGGCGGCACCGCGCAGGTGACGATCACGACGCGGCCGGACGTGCCGCCCGGCCTCTACCGGTTCCAGGTGGTCGGGACGGCGGGGCCGATCACCCAGCGCGCTCCTTTCGACCTGACGGTGATCACGCTTCCGCCGAAGATTCTGATCACGGTCCAGCCGCACACGGTGGTGCTCGACCAGGAGCTGAAGGGTTCGGCGACGCTGCTGTCCGGTCCGTCCGGCGGCACTCCGATCCCCCTGCGGCTGTCGGCGTCCGGGGGCCCGCCCGGGATGACGGTCGGCTTCACACCGGCCGAGATCACCGCGGGACAGAGCTCCGCCATCGCGATCGCGGCGACGCGGAGCACCCCGCCGGGGACGTACCAGGTGACGTTGCAGGCGATCGGAGATGTGGCGGCGACGGCGGCGCTGACGGTCCAGGTGCCGGAGCGGGGACCACGCCCGCAGGCCTGGCGGCCGTACACCCGCTACCAGGTCGGCGACCGCGTCACGTATGACGGGCAGGTGTACCGCTGCCTCCGGACGCACGTCTCGCAGCCGGGCCGCACACCGCCGAGGACGCCGGCGTTGTGGGCGCGGGTGTGATGACCTGACCCGTTCGTGCCGAGCGGTCCGCCCGCCGGCCCGCGCGTCCGTTCAGGACCGCGGGCGGCGGGCGGCCGCCTCGATCTCCTCGGCGACGCGCCACAGGGGCGTGCGACGCGAGGTGACCACGACGAGCACCTCGTCGCAGGGGGCGTCGTCCCCGGCCGCGTCGCCGTCCATCCAGGTGCGCAACGCCTGAGTCACCTCGGCCATCGCGGTGGCGAGCCGCGCGCGGGCGTCGCCGTCGCCGCCCGCGCGCAGCCAGCTCCGCAGCACGTGGTTGTGCGCGGCCACGAAGGCGGCGGCGGCCATCTCGTG includes these proteins:
- a CDS encoding M4 family metallopeptidase, with protein sequence MTAPSAAAAIPAVKPAAPAGAAAPYAPPDDQAKARAVALATRTLAGGSALVERSPDDRFGTPRAVFGAGGLQFLSFPRAYRGLPVYGGDVNFMISRDGGTLHYATSAQRAEIDVDVTPRIDAARAAAVARTVAGPGATIRSTRLVVHATGASPRTAWEVVAQGRSRDGVPAEPHVFVDAGSGQVVESWDAVRHGTGHSYFNGDPVRIDTTASETGYSLRDPSRPGIECSAVGRVFDGTDDDWGNGTATDVETACVDTLFGVQREWDMLREWTGRNGIDGQGRGFPAIVGYNMPNATWSGTEVNMGRNTAGSKQTTSLDVVGHEYGHGVFQFSGSGGAGGDGWMAAMNESTGDILGAMLEHYVGHPEALDEPDYLVGEEIDLFGTGAIRNMYNPAQIDDHPNCFTTTAPDAHPGSGPQNHWFYLLAEGSNPTNGNPASPTCDGTRVTGIGIQKAGKIFVNALQMKTASWGPGAARLATIQAAYALFPNSCTEMNAVKAAWSAVNVPTQPGELIVECWPESFDLSLSPAQGTVVAGQSATRTVVQTRTLQGPPPQVTLSTAGVPDGITVSIAPGQVTAGGTAQVTITTRPDVPPGLYRFQVVGTAGPITQRAPFDLTVITLPPKILITVQPHTVVLDQELKGSATLLSGPSGGTPIPLRLSASGGPPGMTVGFTPAEITAGQSSAIAIAATRSTPPGTYQVTLQAIGDVAATAALTVQVPERGPRPQAWRPYTRYQVGDRVTYDGQVYRCLRTHVSQPGRTPPRTPALWARV